The Streptomyces cynarae genome contains a region encoding:
- a CDS encoding ABC transporter ATP-binding protein — protein sequence MTAAPVLRVTDADVVRDGNPILSEVSLTVRAGEHWALLGANGAGKSTLLGLLGALAHPTRGTVEVLGHRLGRVDMRQLRSYVGHVNPRHDLRSPLKVRDVVLTGLTNTLERVPRWRPTPEQVATAERLIGLLGLGEHVEARWPTLSQGERGRALIARALMPSPRLLLLDEPATGLDVAGREQLIERIDALQRTYSDLASVLVTHHLEELPPGTTHVMLLRDGRRLAAGPADEVLTSDQVSKCFDHPIRLTRVDGRWSVRAARPAGTGHV from the coding sequence GTGACGGCAGCCCCTGTCCTGCGCGTGACGGATGCGGACGTCGTCCGCGACGGCAATCCCATCCTGAGCGAGGTGTCGCTGACAGTGCGAGCCGGCGAGCACTGGGCGCTGCTCGGCGCCAACGGAGCGGGCAAGAGCACCCTGCTCGGTCTCCTCGGAGCGCTCGCCCACCCCACCCGTGGCACGGTCGAGGTGCTGGGCCACCGTCTGGGGCGGGTCGACATGCGCCAACTGCGCTCCTACGTCGGCCACGTCAACCCCCGGCACGACCTGCGCTCACCCCTCAAGGTGCGGGACGTCGTGCTGACCGGGCTGACCAACACCCTGGAACGGGTTCCCCGTTGGCGGCCGACGCCCGAACAGGTCGCGACGGCGGAGCGTCTCATCGGCCTGCTCGGTCTCGGCGAACACGTCGAGGCGCGCTGGCCGACCCTGTCGCAGGGTGAGCGGGGCCGGGCACTGATCGCCCGTGCGCTCATGCCCAGTCCGCGGCTCCTGCTCCTGGACGAGCCCGCGACCGGACTGGACGTCGCCGGCCGTGAACAGCTCATCGAACGCATCGACGCACTGCAGCGCACGTACTCGGATCTCGCGTCGGTCCTGGTCACCCACCACCTGGAGGAACTGCCTCCCGGGACGACCCACGTGATGCTGCTGCGCGACGGGCGCCGCCTGGCCGCCGGCCCCGCCGACGAGGTCCTCACCAGCGACCAGGTCAGCAAATGCTTCGACCATCCGATCCGGCTCACGCGCGTGGACGGACGGTGGAGCGTGCGGGCGGCCCGCCCGGCCGGCACCGGACACGTCTGA